Proteins from a genomic interval of Ralstonia wenshanensis:
- a CDS encoding pilus assembly PilX family protein yields the protein MRRFSVRQSARQSGVTLVVTLIFLAIFMGIVVMIMNSGVINTKIAANQQYGLEARNAAQQGIEQVISVDFTSNPVATNVPVDVNGDGKADYTAQVAAPACVATKPIANTQLTTDTTSPNFAADSSCFSGVNNNSGTGILTAAGTPGGMSNCSATQWDVAATVNDTNGTAVNTTLHQGVAVRVLTGAACP from the coding sequence ATGCGGCGCTTTTCGGTTCGCCAATCGGCACGTCAGTCGGGCGTGACGCTTGTTGTCACGCTGATCTTCCTGGCGATCTTCATGGGTATCGTCGTGATGATCATGAATTCGGGTGTGATCAACACCAAGATCGCCGCCAACCAGCAATACGGCCTGGAAGCGCGCAACGCTGCGCAGCAGGGTATTGAGCAGGTCATCAGCGTGGATTTCACCTCCAACCCGGTCGCCACCAACGTGCCGGTGGATGTGAACGGCGATGGCAAGGCGGACTACACCGCGCAGGTGGCCGCACCCGCTTGCGTGGCCACCAAGCCCATCGCCAATACGCAGCTGACGACAGACACGACCAGCCCGAACTTTGCTGCCGACTCGTCTTGCTTCAGCGGCGTGAACAACAACTCCGGCACCGGCATCCTGACCGCCGCCGGTACACCGGGTGGCATGTCGAATTGCAGTGCGACGCAGTGGGATGTTGCCGCCACCGTCAACGATACCAACGGCACGGCCGTGAACACCACGCTGCATCAGGGTGTTGCGGTTCGCGTGCTGACCGGCGCGGCGTGTCCGTAA
- a CDS encoding PilT/PilU family type 4a pilus ATPase — protein sequence MLDREAATKYIHELLQLMVNSRGSDLFITAEFPPAIKVDGKVTPISQQPLNAQQAIGLVKSIMNEKQLREYEDSSECNFAITAPGAGRFRVSAFMQQGRAGMVLRTINTKIPTLGELDLPPILNEIVMSKRGLVIVVGATGSGKSTSLAAMVGYRNANSYGHIITIEDPVEYVHTHQNCVVTQREVGVDTESWHVALKNTLRQAPDVILIGEIRDRDTMEYAIQYAETGHLCLATLHANSSNQAIDRIINFFPEEKRQQLLIDLSLNLRAMIAQRLLPRQGRKGRVPAVEIMLATPLVQDLIFKGEVHELKEVMKKSREQGMISFDQALFELYEENKITYEDALRNADSLNDLRLQIKLHSKRGGQTDLSAGTEHLNVV from the coding sequence ATGCTGGACCGCGAAGCCGCCACCAAATATATCCACGAACTCTTGCAGTTGATGGTGAACAGCCGTGGCTCGGACTTGTTCATCACCGCAGAATTTCCGCCCGCGATCAAGGTGGACGGCAAGGTCACGCCGATCTCGCAGCAGCCGCTGAATGCCCAGCAGGCCATCGGTCTGGTCAAGTCGATCATGAACGAGAAGCAGCTGCGCGAGTACGAAGACAGCTCGGAATGCAACTTCGCCATCACGGCGCCGGGTGCGGGGCGTTTCCGCGTGTCGGCGTTCATGCAGCAGGGCCGCGCCGGCATGGTGCTGCGGACCATCAATACGAAGATTCCGACGCTGGGCGAGCTGGACCTGCCGCCGATCCTCAATGAGATCGTGATGAGCAAGCGCGGGCTGGTGATCGTGGTGGGGGCCACGGGCTCGGGCAAGTCGACCTCGCTGGCGGCAATGGTGGGCTATCGCAATGCGAATTCATACGGCCACATCATCACCATTGAAGATCCGGTGGAATACGTGCACACGCACCAGAATTGCGTGGTGACGCAGCGTGAGGTGGGCGTGGATACCGAGTCCTGGCACGTGGCGCTGAAAAACACGCTGCGCCAGGCACCGGACGTGATCCTGATCGGCGAAATCCGCGACCGGGACACGATGGAATACGCCATCCAGTACGCGGAAACCGGCCACCTGTGCCTTGCTACGCTGCATGCCAACAGCTCGAACCAGGCCATCGACCGGATCATCAACTTTTTCCCGGAAGAGAAGCGCCAGCAGCTGCTGATCGACTTGTCGCTGAACCTGCGCGCGATGATCGCGCAACGCCTGCTGCCGCGTCAGGGCAGGAAGGGGCGCGTCCCGGCCGTGGAAATCATGCTGGCCACCCCGCTGGTGCAAGACCTCATCTTCAAGGGCGAGGTGCACGAGCTGAAGGAGGTCATGAAGAAATCCCGCGAGCAGGGAATGATCTCGTTCGACCAGGCGCTCTTCGAGCTGTACGAGGAAAACAAGATCACGTACGAGGACGCGCTGCGCAATGCGGACTCGCTCAACGATCTGCGCCTGCAGATCAAGCTGCACAGCAAGCGTGGCGGGCAAACAGACCTGTCTGCCGGCACTGAACATCTCAACGTCGTGTGA
- a CDS encoding PilW family protein, whose amino-acid sequence MTSNRTSRRLQRGMSLIELMVGMTLGLLLLTALASLYASTSQSRVQLGNSATQIENGRYALDIISQEVGLGGFLGDLNLLGTSALATPDVCASATNALGFTNSPATVPVAIYGYVPGANAAPCLLNLSPNSEILVVRRVSSTVTSASAVAAGQAYLQDSFCSTDTAPFVFSSNSADFVLKDKTCANAAPLRQVSVRAFYLATCDRCGPGGDSIPTLKMVEFSNGALQPPNSIAQGIDDVHFAYGVDMDGNGSPDCYVANPSIDNSAACTTVSGYNWTASAATNWSNVTAVRINVLARTLGVSPGWTDTRSYDMGRGTLTAPFNDGYKRHVYAELARVANVAGPRE is encoded by the coding sequence ATGACGTCCAATCGGACTTCGCGGCGTCTGCAGCGCGGGATGTCGCTGATCGAACTGATGGTCGGCATGACGCTTGGGCTGCTGTTGCTGACCGCGTTGGCAAGCCTGTATGCGTCGACCTCGCAATCGCGCGTGCAATTGGGCAACAGCGCCACGCAGATCGAGAACGGCCGCTATGCGCTCGACATCATCAGCCAGGAAGTCGGGCTCGGAGGTTTCCTTGGCGATCTGAATCTGCTGGGAACCTCAGCGCTTGCGACGCCCGATGTGTGCGCAAGCGCCACCAATGCACTGGGCTTTACCAACAGCCCAGCGACGGTACCGGTGGCCATCTACGGCTACGTACCCGGTGCGAACGCGGCGCCATGCCTGCTCAACCTGTCGCCCAACTCGGAAATCCTGGTGGTGCGGCGCGTGTCGAGCACCGTCACCTCTGCGAGTGCCGTAGCGGCAGGGCAGGCCTATCTGCAGGACTCGTTCTGCAGTACGGACACCGCTCCCTTTGTCTTCAGCAGCAACAGCGCGGACTTCGTGTTGAAAGACAAAACCTGCGCAAATGCTGCCCCGCTGCGCCAAGTCAGTGTGCGAGCGTTCTACCTTGCTACGTGCGACCGCTGCGGCCCCGGCGGCGACAGCATTCCCACGCTCAAGATGGTCGAGTTCTCCAATGGGGCGCTGCAGCCGCCCAACTCAATCGCCCAGGGCATCGACGACGTGCATTTCGCCTACGGCGTAGACATGGACGGCAACGGTTCGCCCGATTGCTATGTCGCCAATCCGAGCATCGACAACAGCGCCGCCTGCACCACCGTGAGTGGCTACAACTGGACCGCATCCGCTGCGACGAACTGGAGCAACGTGACCGCCGTACGCATCAACGTGCTCGCGCGCACGCTAGGCGTGTCGCCGGGCTGGACCGACACGCGGTCTTACGACATGGGCCGCGGCACGCTCACCGCCCCTTTCAACGATGGCTATAAGCGACACGTCTATGCGGAACTCGCACGCGTCGCCAATGTAGCCGGCCCACGGGAGTAG
- a CDS encoding Dps family protein, with the protein MAKKNNGATAAAQINIGIADKDRKKIADGLSRLLADTYSLYLKTHYFHWNVTGPMFNTLHLMFETQYNELWNAVDPVAERIRALGYPAPGSYSEFAKLSSIPESKGIPEAMDMVRELVAGHEAVTRTARSLFPDVDKAADEPTADLLTQRMDIHEKTAWMLRSLLA; encoded by the coding sequence ATGGCAAAGAAGAACAACGGCGCGACTGCCGCAGCCCAGATCAACATCGGCATTGCCGACAAGGATCGCAAGAAGATCGCAGACGGCCTGTCGCGCCTGCTGGCCGATACCTACTCGCTGTATCTGAAGACGCATTACTTCCACTGGAACGTCACCGGCCCGATGTTCAACACGCTGCATCTGATGTTCGAGACGCAGTACAACGAACTGTGGAATGCCGTCGACCCGGTGGCTGAGCGCATCCGCGCGCTGGGCTATCCCGCGCCGGGCTCGTATTCGGAGTTCGCCAAGTTGTCGTCGATTCCGGAGTCGAAGGGCATTCCCGAGGCGATGGACATGGTGCGCGAACTGGTGGCCGGCCACGAAGCCGTGACCCGAACCGCCCGCAGCCTGTTCCCCGATGTCGACAAGGCCGCCGACGAACCGACCGCCGACCTGCTGACGCAACGCATGGACATTCACGAAAAGACCGCGTGGATGCTGCGCTCGCTCCTGGCTTAA
- a CDS encoding YggS family pyridoxal phosphate-dependent enzyme produces MSVIAANLQAVRQRITTACTLASRDAAGVTLLAVSKTFDADAVRAAHAAGQRLFGENYVQEGIAKIDALADLRTGADPIRWHFIGPLQSNKTRAVAEQFDWVHSVDRLKIAERLSAQRPDTLPPLQVCLEINISRQASKHGLLPDFDEVLAVAQAVSALPRLQLRGLMAVPEPSDDPVAQRKPFADLRALAGRLREAGIPLDTLSMGMSADLEDAIAEGATIVRVGSAIFGARQYANA; encoded by the coding sequence ATGTCTGTAATCGCCGCCAACTTGCAAGCCGTGCGTCAACGGATCACAACGGCCTGCACACTGGCTTCGCGCGATGCTGCGGGTGTCACATTGCTGGCCGTTTCCAAGACGTTCGACGCCGATGCCGTACGCGCCGCCCATGCCGCAGGGCAACGCCTCTTCGGCGAAAACTACGTGCAGGAAGGCATCGCCAAGATCGACGCGCTGGCCGACCTGCGCACGGGCGCCGACCCAATCCGCTGGCATTTCATCGGCCCCCTGCAGAGCAACAAGACGCGCGCCGTGGCCGAGCAGTTCGACTGGGTACATAGCGTCGATCGCCTCAAGATTGCCGAGCGGCTGTCGGCCCAGCGCCCCGATACCTTGCCGCCGCTACAGGTCTGCCTGGAGATCAACATCAGCCGCCAGGCCAGCAAGCATGGCCTCCTGCCCGATTTCGATGAAGTGCTTGCCGTGGCACAAGCCGTGTCGGCCCTACCCCGCTTGCAGTTGCGCGGCCTGATGGCCGTGCCCGAGCCCAGCGATGACCCTGTGGCCCAGCGCAAGCCTTTTGCGGATCTGCGTGCCCTGGCAGGCCGCCTGCGCGAGGCTGGCATCCCGCTCGATACCTTGTCGATGGGCATGTCTGCCGACCTGGAAGACGCGATTGCCGAAGGCGCCACGATTGTGCGCGTCGGCAGCGCCATCTTCGGGGCGCGGCAGTATGCCAACGCCTGA
- the pilV gene encoding type IV pilus modification protein PilV has translation MSAIAHLSHRRFGKRGQRGSTLIEILISVVILLVALLGAAGMMVRSNQSEMESYQRVQALTLLQDMAARLNANRQVASCYAAPGVITTVGTGGVSAPSCTTGTAAQQATVTTDLAAWNNALLGNTETAASGTVALGAMIGARGCIEAIDTVNQIYRVTVAWQGLVQTVAPALPCGSGSNNYGNDAYRRAISVQVRMGVLS, from the coding sequence ATGAGCGCCATCGCACATTTGTCACATCGCCGGTTCGGCAAGCGCGGGCAGCGCGGGTCGACCCTGATCGAGATCCTGATTTCGGTCGTGATCCTGCTGGTGGCGCTGTTGGGCGCGGCCGGAATGATGGTCCGCTCGAACCAGTCCGAGATGGAGTCTTACCAGCGCGTGCAGGCCCTGACGCTGTTGCAGGACATGGCTGCGCGGCTCAATGCCAACCGCCAGGTGGCCTCGTGCTACGCCGCGCCCGGTGTAATCACCACGGTTGGCACGGGCGGTGTCTCGGCGCCCAGCTGCACGACCGGCACGGCCGCCCAGCAAGCCACCGTCACAACCGATCTCGCGGCTTGGAACAATGCGCTGCTCGGCAATACGGAGACTGCCGCGAGCGGCACCGTTGCCCTGGGCGCCATGATCGGCGCGCGCGGCTGCATCGAAGCCATCGACACGGTCAACCAGATCTATCGCGTAACCGTCGCATGGCAAGGCTTGGTGCAGACCGTGGCGCCGGCGTTGCCATGTGGCAGCGGCAGCAACAATTACGGTAACGACGCCTATCGGCGCGCCATTAGCGTGCAGGTGCGCATGGGGGTGCTGTCATGA
- a CDS encoding type IV pilin protein — protein MASKPRCQRARAARGFTLIELMITVAIVGILAIIAYPSYVQYIVRSNRAAAESFMQEVAAAQERFLLDNRAYAPNLATLQYASNVPANVSSNYTFTLSASSVPPSYQLAAAPQGSQQVNDTACGTLTLTNTGAKAASTGASNCWK, from the coding sequence GTGGCAAGCAAGCCGAGGTGTCAGCGCGCGCGGGCGGCGCGGGGCTTTACGCTGATTGAGCTGATGATCACAGTGGCCATTGTCGGCATCCTGGCGATCATTGCGTATCCCAGCTACGTCCAGTACATCGTCCGCTCCAATCGGGCAGCGGCGGAATCCTTCATGCAGGAAGTGGCGGCCGCGCAGGAGCGTTTCCTGCTCGACAACCGTGCCTACGCGCCGAATCTGGCCACGTTGCAATACGCCAGCAACGTGCCGGCCAACGTTTCGTCCAACTACACGTTCACGCTGAGCGCCAGCAGCGTGCCGCCGTCTTACCAGCTGGCAGCGGCTCCGCAGGGTTCGCAGCAGGTGAACGACACCGCGTGCGGCACGCTCACCCTGACGAACACGGGTGCCAAGGCGGCATCCACTGGCGCATCCAACTGCTGGAAGTGA
- a CDS encoding GspH/FimT family pseudopilin, translating to MKILRKPIQGFTLTELMVTLAVLAILVTIAVPSFSGMIATQATRNASFDLSSAVSLARAEAVKQNTIVTVSTSSTWAAGWTLMAGTPATVIRTFGPYNGVTIAASNGNTLSFGNDGRPTAGGVTFQVTPTSASQSVSSSCVQVGGTGRVAVVSGTCS from the coding sequence ATGAAGATCCTGCGCAAGCCCATTCAAGGTTTCACGCTGACGGAGCTGATGGTCACGCTGGCCGTGCTCGCCATTCTCGTGACGATTGCCGTGCCGTCGTTCTCCGGAATGATTGCGACGCAGGCCACGCGCAATGCGTCGTTTGACCTGTCGTCCGCCGTGTCGTTGGCGCGGGCGGAGGCAGTCAAGCAGAACACCATCGTCACCGTATCGACCAGCAGCACTTGGGCGGCCGGCTGGACGCTGATGGCGGGCACGCCTGCCACGGTGATCCGCACGTTCGGCCCTTACAACGGCGTCACCATTGCAGCGAGCAACGGCAACACGCTGTCGTTCGGCAACGATGGCCGGCCCACTGCGGGCGGCGTTACGTTCCAGGTCACGCCGACGAGCGCGTCGCAATCGGTCTCGTCAAGCTGCGTACAGGTGGGCGGCACCGGCCGCGTCGCCGTGGTTTCAGGAACGTGCTCATGA
- the katG gene encoding catalase/peroxidase HPI — MTTEAKCPFPGHAPAASHAFGGGTANKDWWPNQLRVDLLNQHSEKSNPLGAKFDYRKAFKSVDYEALKADLRKLMTDSQDWWPADFGHYGPQFIRMAWHAAGTYRTGDGRGGAGRGQQRFAPLNSWPDNVNIDKSRRLLWPIKQKYGQAISWADLLILTGNVALETMGFRTFGFAGGREDTWEPDDDVYWGSETAWLAPTNNPHSRYSGDRNLATPLAAVQMGLIYVNPEGPDGNGDPLAAARDIRETFARMAMDDEETVALIAGGHTFGKTHGAGAASHVGADVEAAPLEAQGLGWASTFGTGNGADAITSGLEVTWTQTPAQWSNFFFENLFKYEWVQEKSPAGALQWVAKDAEAIIPGPTPDSPKRKPTMLTTDLSLRFDPAYEKISRRFLDNPQAFAEAFARAWFKLTHRDLGPKSRYLGPEVPREDLIWQDPLPAATHKPTEADIADLKAKIAASGLSASVLVAVAWASASTFRGSDKRGGANGARIRLAPQKDWAVNQPVAGTLAKLEEIQRASGKASLADVIVLAGSVGIEMAAKAAGTTITVPFTPGRVDATAEQTDAASFAPLEPVADGFRNYQKADYAMPAEVLLLDKAQLLTLTAPELTVLIGGLRAININADGSQHGVFTNTPGALTNDFFVNLLDMSTEWKPAGDIYEGYDRKTGERKWTGTRVDLVFGSNSILRALAEVFGSADGKERFISEFVAAWVKVMNLDRFDLAAA; from the coding sequence ATGACGACTGAAGCCAAATGCCCGTTTCCCGGCCATGCTCCCGCTGCTTCGCACGCCTTCGGTGGCGGTACGGCCAACAAGGACTGGTGGCCGAACCAACTGCGTGTTGATCTGCTGAATCAGCACTCGGAAAAGTCGAACCCGCTCGGCGCGAAGTTCGACTACCGCAAAGCCTTCAAGTCGGTCGACTACGAAGCGCTCAAGGCAGATCTGCGCAAACTGATGACCGATTCACAGGACTGGTGGCCGGCAGACTTCGGCCACTATGGTCCGCAGTTCATCCGCATGGCGTGGCATGCCGCCGGCACGTACCGCACGGGCGATGGCCGTGGCGGGGCCGGGCGCGGCCAGCAACGTTTCGCGCCGCTCAATTCGTGGCCCGACAACGTCAACATCGACAAGTCGCGCCGCTTGCTGTGGCCGATCAAGCAGAAATACGGCCAGGCCATCTCGTGGGCCGACTTGCTGATCCTGACGGGCAACGTGGCACTTGAGACCATGGGGTTCCGCACCTTCGGCTTTGCCGGTGGCCGTGAAGACACGTGGGAACCGGACGACGACGTCTACTGGGGCAGCGAGACCGCGTGGCTCGCACCCACCAACAACCCCCACAGCCGCTACTCGGGCGACCGCAATCTTGCGACCCCCTTGGCCGCCGTGCAAATGGGCCTGATTTACGTGAACCCGGAAGGCCCGGACGGCAACGGCGATCCGCTGGCCGCCGCTCGTGATATTCGCGAGACGTTCGCCCGCATGGCGATGGACGACGAAGAAACCGTCGCACTGATTGCCGGCGGTCACACCTTCGGCAAGACCCACGGCGCAGGTGCGGCAAGCCACGTTGGCGCCGATGTAGAGGCCGCGCCGCTGGAAGCGCAGGGCCTGGGCTGGGCCAGCACCTTTGGTACCGGCAACGGCGCGGATGCTATCACCAGCGGGCTCGAAGTCACCTGGACGCAGACGCCCGCGCAATGGAGCAACTTCTTCTTCGAGAACCTGTTCAAGTACGAATGGGTACAGGAAAAGAGCCCCGCCGGCGCGCTGCAATGGGTGGCCAAAGACGCCGAGGCGATCATTCCGGGCCCGACGCCCGATTCGCCCAAGCGCAAGCCGACCATGCTGACGACCGACCTGTCGCTGCGTTTCGATCCGGCGTACGAAAAGATTTCGCGCCGCTTCCTGGACAACCCGCAGGCGTTTGCCGAAGCCTTTGCGCGCGCCTGGTTCAAGCTCACGCACCGTGATCTCGGCCCGAAGTCGCGTTACCTTGGCCCCGAAGTGCCGCGTGAAGACCTGATCTGGCAAGACCCGCTGCCGGCCGCCACGCACAAGCCGACCGAGGCCGATATCGCTGACCTCAAGGCGAAGATTGCTGCTTCGGGCCTGTCGGCATCCGTGCTGGTTGCCGTGGCCTGGGCGTCGGCTTCGACTTTCCGCGGTTCGGACAAGCGCGGCGGTGCCAACGGTGCGCGCATTCGCCTGGCGCCGCAGAAGGATTGGGCGGTCAACCAGCCGGTGGCCGGCACGCTGGCCAAGTTGGAGGAGATTCAGCGCGCCTCCGGCAAGGCTTCGCTGGCTGATGTGATCGTGCTCGCGGGCAGCGTCGGTATCGAAATGGCTGCCAAGGCGGCTGGCACGACGATCACCGTGCCGTTCACGCCGGGCCGCGTTGATGCAACCGCCGAGCAAACCGACGCCGCCTCGTTCGCGCCGCTCGAACCGGTGGCCGACGGCTTCCGCAACTACCAGAAAGCCGACTACGCGATGCCGGCCGAAGTGTTGCTGCTCGACAAGGCGCAGTTGCTGACGCTCACCGCCCCTGAACTGACCGTGCTGATCGGTGGCCTGCGCGCCATCAACATCAATGCGGATGGCAGCCAGCACGGTGTCTTTACCAACACGCCCGGCGCGCTGACGAACGATTTCTTCGTCAACCTGCTCGACATGAGCACCGAGTGGAAGCCCGCCGGCGACATCTACGAGGGCTATGACCGCAAGACGGGCGAGCGCAAGTGGACCGGCACGCGCGTCGATCTGGTGTTCGGCTCGAACTCGATCCTGCGTGCGCTGGCCGAGGTGTTCGGCAGTGCCGACGGTAAGGAGCGCTTCATCAGCGAGTTCGTGGCCGCGTGGGTCAAGGTGATGAATCTCGACCGGTTCGATCTGGCCGCCGCCTAA
- the ubiA gene encoding 4-hydroxybenzoate octaprenyltransferase yields MQSSAAQPSRLVLYARLMRMDKPIGTLLLLWPTLWALWMAADGHPPLSLVVIFTVGTFLMRSAGCAVNDWADRDFDKHVKRTKERPITAGLIAPWEALAVAAVLSLIAFALILPLNALTKWMSVAAIVIAGTYPFFKRFFAIPQAYLGIAFGFGIPMAYAAVQDQVPVLAWLMLAGNVFWAIAYDTAYAMVDRDDDLVIGIKTSAITFGRYDVVAIMLCYVGFFGIMAWAGYVMGLGMAYWIGFAAAVALSLWYYPMLQTRDRMKCFFVFRHNNWLGACLFAGVVGAYLLR; encoded by the coding sequence ATGCAATCGTCCGCTGCCCAACCCAGCCGCCTCGTGCTCTATGCGCGCCTGATGCGCATGGACAAACCGATCGGCACGCTGCTGCTGCTGTGGCCGACGCTGTGGGCGTTATGGATGGCGGCTGATGGTCATCCGCCGCTGTCGCTGGTGGTGATCTTCACGGTCGGCACCTTCCTCATGCGCTCAGCCGGCTGCGCGGTCAACGACTGGGCCGATCGCGACTTTGACAAGCACGTCAAACGCACCAAGGAGCGGCCGATCACTGCGGGCCTGATCGCCCCGTGGGAAGCGCTAGCGGTGGCCGCGGTGCTGTCGCTCATCGCCTTCGCGCTGATCCTGCCGCTCAACGCACTGACGAAGTGGATGTCGGTGGCGGCCATCGTGATTGCCGGCACGTATCCGTTCTTCAAGCGGTTCTTCGCAATCCCGCAGGCGTACCTGGGCATTGCGTTCGGCTTTGGGATTCCGATGGCGTATGCAGCGGTGCAGGATCAGGTGCCGGTGCTGGCGTGGCTAATGCTTGCCGGCAATGTGTTCTGGGCGATTGCCTACGACACCGCATACGCGATGGTCGATCGCGATGACGATCTGGTCATCGGCATCAAAACGTCGGCCATCACGTTCGGACGCTACGACGTGGTGGCGATCATGCTCTGCTACGTCGGCTTCTTCGGGATCATGGCCTGGGCTGGCTATGTGATGGGGCTAGGCATGGCGTATTGGATCGGGTTTGCCGCTGCCGTTGCGTTGTCGCTTTGGTATTACCCGATGTTGCAGACGCGAGATCGGATGAAGTGTTTTTTTGTTTTCCGGCATAACAATTGGTTAGGGGCTTGTTTGTTTGCCGGGGTGGTGGGGGCGTATCTGCTGCGCTAA
- the proC gene encoding pyrroline-5-carboxylate reductase produces the protein MLDTLKLGFIGGGNMAAALIGGLIAKGAHGGNIVVVDPTEPARSRAEQTWGARTAAAPGAELADRDVIVLAVKPQQMREVCAQLAPHLGDSLVLSVAAGIRIQDLSRWLIGHARVVRAMPNTPALFGLGMTGLAANAGLSDADRATASAIANAVGKSVWVPAEAQIDAVTAISGSGPAYVFYFIEAMQQAAQELGLSAEDGRTLAVETFIGAATLAGQSSEPVEVLRERVTSKGGTTYAALTSMEGAGIKAAFVRAMHAAAARGKEMGEEFGRD, from the coding sequence ATGCTCGACACTCTGAAACTCGGCTTCATCGGCGGCGGCAACATGGCGGCGGCCCTCATCGGCGGCCTGATCGCCAAGGGCGCGCACGGCGGCAACATCGTGGTGGTAGACCCGACCGAACCCGCCCGCAGCCGCGCCGAGCAGACCTGGGGCGCCCGCACCGCCGCCGCCCCAGGCGCAGAACTGGCCGACCGCGACGTGATCGTCCTAGCAGTCAAGCCGCAGCAGATGCGTGAAGTCTGTGCGCAACTCGCACCGCATCTGGGCGACAGCCTGGTGCTGTCGGTGGCGGCAGGCATCCGGATCCAGGATCTGTCGCGCTGGCTGATTGGCCATGCACGTGTCGTGCGGGCGATGCCGAATACGCCCGCGCTCTTCGGTCTGGGTATGACGGGCCTAGCCGCCAACGCTGGCTTGTCCGACGCCGACCGCGCAACGGCGAGCGCCATCGCCAATGCCGTCGGCAAGAGCGTGTGGGTGCCCGCGGAGGCGCAGATTGATGCGGTAACCGCCATCTCGGGCAGCGGCCCGGCGTACGTGTTCTATTTCATCGAGGCGATGCAGCAGGCGGCGCAGGAGCTGGGGCTGTCGGCTGAAGATGGGCGCACGTTGGCAGTCGAGACGTTTATTGGCGCAGCCACGCTGGCAGGCCAATCGTCTGAGCCGGTTGAGGTGCTGCGTGAGCGCGTGACATCCAAGGGTGGGACGACCTATGCAGCGCTCACTTCAATGGAAGGGGCGGGTATCAAGGCTGCCTTTGTACGCGCAATGCATGCTGCTGCCGCGCGTGGCAAGGAGATGGGGGAGGAGTTTGGGCGGGATTGA
- a CDS encoding type IV pilus twitching motility protein PilT — protein MDIAQLLAFSAKNKASDLHLSAGLPPMIRIHGDMRRINVPPLTHQDVHSMVYDIMSDGQRKVYEENLEVDFSFEIPGLSRFRVNAFNQNRGASAVFRTIPSKVLSLDDLKAPAVFADLAMKPRGLVLVTGPTGSGKSTTLAAMVNHRNENDMGHILTVEDPIEFVHESKKSLINQRELGPHTHSFANALKSALREDPDVVLVGELRDLETIRLALTAAETGHLVFGTLHTSSAAKTIDRVVDVFPSDEKEMVRTMLSESLEAVISQTLLKTRDGSGRIAAHEIMIATPAIRHLIRENKISQMYSMMQTSSGMGMQTLDQCLSELIKRSAINYADARAIAKNPDAFAS, from the coding sequence ATGGACATCGCGCAGCTTCTGGCGTTTTCCGCCAAGAACAAGGCGTCGGACTTGCACCTGTCGGCCGGACTGCCGCCGATGATCCGGATCCACGGCGACATGCGCCGGATCAACGTGCCACCGCTCACGCACCAGGACGTGCACTCCATGGTGTACGACATCATGAGCGACGGGCAGCGCAAGGTCTACGAAGAAAACCTGGAAGTCGACTTCTCGTTTGAGATCCCCGGCCTCTCGCGTTTCCGGGTCAACGCCTTCAACCAGAACCGCGGTGCTTCGGCCGTGTTCCGGACGATTCCGTCGAAGGTGCTCTCGCTGGATGACCTGAAGGCGCCCGCCGTATTTGCCGATCTGGCGATGAAGCCGCGCGGTCTGGTGCTCGTCACGGGCCCGACCGGCTCGGGCAAGTCGACCACGCTTGCCGCGATGGTCAACCACCGCAACGAAAACGACATGGGCCACATCCTCACGGTGGAGGACCCGATCGAATTCGTGCACGAATCGAAGAAGAGCCTGATCAACCAGCGTGAACTCGGGCCCCATACCCACTCGTTCGCCAATGCGCTGAAGTCGGCACTGCGTGAAGATCCGGATGTGGTGCTCGTCGGCGAATTGCGTGACCTTGAAACCATTCGCCTGGCGCTGACCGCCGCAGAAACGGGCCACTTGGTGTTCGGCACGCTGCACACCAGCTCGGCCGCCAAGACCATCGACCGGGTTGTCGACGTGTTTCCGTCGGACGAAAAAGAGATGGTCCGGACCATGCTTTCCGAATCGCTGGAGGCGGTGATCTCGCAGACGCTGCTCAAGACGCGCGATGGTTCGGGCCGGATTGCGGCGCACGAGATCATGATTGCCACGCCGGCCATCCGTCACTTGATCCGCGAGAACAAGATCTCGCAGATGTACTCGATGATGCAGACCAGCAGTGGCATGGGCATGCAGACGCTCGACCAGTGCCTGTCGGAGCTGATCAAGCGCTCGGCGATCAACTACGCAGACGCGCGCGCCATCGCCAAGAACCCGGACGCGTTCGCGAGCTGA